In Lachancea thermotolerans CBS 6340 chromosome H complete sequence, a single genomic region encodes these proteins:
- a CDS encoding KLTH0H09636p (weakly similar to uniprot|P47030 Saccharomyces cerevisiae YJL083W TAX4 and to uniprot|P36115 Saccharomyces cerevisiae YKR019C IRS4) produces MRLNWPKRQSAVISRDPHSGNEDLLSSDASLKAAQAIFKKHSFSSEDGRPDGLAAPSVQPRHKTGNTTRPHPSKALKKRPRAAPKPSMASQTAAPSKQVAQVANSAAACAAAATAQKTTWTIEPQGKPKNKVAQYFTPNQLKPPVTYSASRSNSRSGSIRSRSSSKSDDFADIVAQLQGNHDAAQSQRSARVGSVSPRANASSDSIASSHMSSDEMAQAHAINGSNGPPLLSSISPRHSVAGKGYSDFHSSEVENNSIKPSETPTFLNARGVSTRTLPDRRSPPRVYLKDTDAENASTSSLQSSAFSGLPNGGAEVLSEPEYAEYGVSPNTNTNPYRHDYPRSSIDQSSGTMDLNSDRLSYETLSKMPVQVKYHGTLPDLIPNHKREKKRGRLSSLFGRKHKIEEADGSQTDLIQQNDVAVVKATQPTRLKTTMRAQSEDQAVSSANESSDEYESGSEDEFGTADKKKKPRRRRVHIRRQIKKASGHHNSSDKSFNEDKPWKSHIDIGFVTQAERKRYEGMWVTNRNCYLELLPWWQTSGEQQVYVPDEGLILNLVVLDIWSRSNLPQDKLASIYDMVDFRKDGTLERKSFIVGMWLVDQSLYGRKLPAKIEPRVWESVDKYVVNVPSEAQVGFSHKDKQRQIKQEIKSLKKDLKRVQL; encoded by the coding sequence ATGCGTCTAAACTGGCCGAAAAGGCAGTCCGCAGTGATTTCAAGGGATCCACATTCGGGGAATGAAGATCTCTTATCGAGCGATGCTTCGCTCAAAGCCGCGCAAGCGATTTTTAAGAAACATAGCTTTTCATCAGAGGACGGGCGTCCAGATGGCTTGGCCGCACCCTCAGTACAACCGAGGCATAAAACTGGCAATACGACACGGCCCCACCCATCGAAAGCGTTAAAAAAGCGCCCAAGAGCTGCTCCAAAACCAAGCATGGCTTCTCAGACGGCGGCACCTTCGAAGCAAGTAGCTCAAGTAGCTAACTCCGCAGCTGCGTGTGCAGCCGCTGCAACAGCTCAAAAGACAACATGGACCATTGAGCCACAAGGAAAGCCGAAAAACAAGGTCGCTCAATATTTTACTCCAAACCAACTGAAACCACCAGTGACCTACTCGGCTTCACGAAGCAATTCTCGTTCCGGATCAATCCGCAGCCGatcctcttcaaaaagcgaTGATTTTGCAGATATTGTAGCTCAGCTGCAAGGCAACCATGATGCTGCTCAGTCTCAGCGGAGTGCGAGGGTTGGGAGCGTTTCACCAAGGGCGAATGCTTCATCGGACAGTATTGCCTCCTCGCATATGAGTTCTGATGAAATGGCGCAGGCACATGCAATTAATGGTAGTAATGGCCCTCCGCTATTATCATCCATTTCTCCACGTCATAGTGTCGCAGGAAAGGGTTACTCAGACTTTCACTCTAGCGAAGTGGAGAATAACTCCATTAAACCATCGGAAACTCCTACCTTCTTAAATGCACGAGGAGTTTCTACTAGAACACTGCCTGATAGGAGATCTCCCCCGAGAGTTTACCTCAAAGATACAGACGCGGAAAATGCGTCAACTTCCTCACTGCAATCTTCAGCGTTTTCAGGCCTTCCTAATGGAGGCGCTGAAGTTTTGAGTGAACCTGAATACGCCGAATACGGTGTTTCTCCTAATACTAATACAAATCCTTATAGACACGATTATCCTAGATCATCGATAGACCAAAGCAGTGGCACTATGGATCTCAACTCAGATAGGCTTTCTTATGAGACATTAAGCAAAATGCCTGTACAAGTCAAATATCATGGCACGCTTCCGGATCTAATACCGAACCACAAAcgagagaaaaagagaggcAGACTCAGCTCATTGTTTGGGAGGAAGCACAAGATCGAAGAGGCAGACGGAAGCCAAACAGATTTAATACAACAAAATGACGTCGCGGTTGTTAAGGCTACACAACCAACACGGTTAAAGACAACTATGCGGGCACAAAGCGAAGACCAGGCAGTTTCATCTGCTAATGAGAGCAGCGACGAATACGAAAGCGGTTCAGAAGATGAATTCGGTACCGCAGAtaagaagaagaagccaaggaGGCGGAGAGTTCACATTCGAAGACAGATTAAGAAGGCTTCTGGCCACCATAATTCTAGTgacaaaagcttcaatgAGGATAAACCTTGGAAAAGTCACATTGATATTGGTTTTGTGACGCAAGCTGAGCGAAAGCGATATGAAGGTATGTGGGTTACAAACCGTAACTGCTATCTGGAGCTTCTGCCCTGGTGGCAGACATCGGGTGAGCAACAAGTTTATGTGCCAGATGAGGGGTTGATACTGAACCTCGTGGTACTTGACATCTGGAGTCGAAGCAACTTACCACAAGACAAGCTCGCCTCGATTTACGATATGGTCGACTTTAGAAAAGACGGCACTCTAGAAAGAAAGTCATTTATTGTGGGTATGTGGCTCGTCGACCAAAGCCTATACGGTCGTAAGCTACCCGCCAAGATAGAACCCAGGGTTTGGGAAAGTGTGGACAAGTATGTGGTGAATGTCCCAAGTGAAGCTCAAGTAGGTTTCAGTCATAAAGACAAGCAGAGACAAATCAAGCAAGAgatcaagtctttgaagaaagatctTAAGCGTGTGCAACTATAA
- a CDS encoding KLTH0H09658p (similar to uniprot|P36114 Saccharomyces cerevisiae YKR018C Hypothetical ORF), translated as MFRVLGALTGTGGPAKLDQEEQSEKILSQAHDFEVALQAMDYVLDDHPGKGLQLLEGSGAKPKNEEDQCVRVLARGVIEFLEATLGFEASVMKKAAATLSEAQQLSAKRRQQFQKMGLKTSSLYPPGTEYAVTFAEACLLHALLMLFSESMVESAKALFKLRKAYHMLREILNDINAAKKKKGSAMYAQGNNESFASFVSADSSTFKSVDIPYSLSTEEQQNKELMELAENVYNMRKKRLEGAHIGNSPAIERLRTDLGIQALKDLPKKKEAKKPVTLSKAEIDKDQATIDEFIHSGVNLCFGILQVVLSLIPPAIGAVLSVVGFHGSREEGLRLVWRSTKDRNIHGGIGLLGLLFYYDGPFQFTDVDFDVPATSDGLKKTSSNDLDNSTLLHPGKMLEDALLQARALFPNSALWLLQEARMLSSRGRLQEAVDLMDSIDVSGIEMKQVRALMIFDRAMTLVHLHEFERAAEDLLSLLDINEWSHALYTYFAGCCYLENYRMCQMGLMEYSRIDFFKERATTLIFDAPNMLSRKKFMSKNLPLDRFMLRKVEQFKKFQSQLQLQDPLDAIGVSPVHELTYFYNGYNRMTEDCLKLSHKLLTEYHNPTIDAKEPNQELVKNLLTSLTSRRLGKVQEGCDMLDKNVLPQIITLQPDGKVKYIKKTEDPWAYPTALYERALFTWKLKGLDGLEECKMWLTRAQDYADDYELSARIGMKIKAAIDRLEG; from the coding sequence ATGTTTAGAGTTTTAGGAGCGCTTACCGGTACCGGAGGCCCGGCTAAGCTCGATCAGGAGGAACAAAGCGAGAAAATCTTGAGCCAGGCGCATGATTTTGAAGTGGCACTTCAGGCGATGGACTATGTCCTAGATGACCACCCTGGCAAAGGTTTGCAACTGCTTGAAGGTTCTGGCGCCAAGccaaagaatgaagaagaccagTGCGTCAGGGTTCTGGCGCGTGGTGTCattgaatttttggagGCAACTTTgggctttgaagcttctgtgatgaagaaagcaGCTGCGACGTTATCCGAAGCTCAGCAATTGTCAGCGAAACGTAGGcagcagtttcaaaaaatgggGCTTAAGACAAGCTCCCTTTATCCACCAGGAACTGAATACGCTGTGACCTTCGCGGAAGCTTGTTTGTTGCACGCCcttttgatgcttttcaGCGAAAGCATGGTGGAAAGTGCCAAAgcacttttcaagctcagaaaGGCTTACCACATGCTTCGCGAGATCCTTAACGACATAAATgcagcgaagaagaagaaaggaTCAGCTATGTACGCCCAAGGAAACAACGAATCTTTTGCGTCTTTTGTGTCTGCTGAttcttcaactttcaaGTCCGTGGATATTCCCTACAGCTTGAGCACGGAGGAACAGCAAAATAAAGAGCTGATGGAACTGGCGGAAAACGTTTACAATATGCGCAAGAAGAGATTAGAGGGAGCTCACATAGGAAATTCACCTGCTATTGAAAGACTTCGGACTGATCTTGGTATTCAAGCTTTAAAGGATTTacccaaaaaaaaagaggccaaaaagccGGTAACGCTATCAAAGGCCGAGATTGACAAGGACCAAGCCACTATAGACGAGTTCATTCATTCAGGCGTCAACCTTTGTTTTGGAATTTTGCAGGTTGTTTTATCACTCATTCCACCGGCAATCGGTGCAGTTTTATCCGTTGTCGGATTCCATGGCTCcagagaagaaggcttgAGGCTTGTGTGGCGGTCTACAAAGGACCGCAACATCCACGGCGGGATTGGTTTGCTCGGTCTCCTGTTCTACTATGACGGTCCCTTCCAGTTCACTGACGTAGACTTTGACGTCCCAGCAACAAGCGATGGGCTCAAGAAGACCTCTTCAAATGATCTAGACAATTCAACTCTTTTGCATCCGGGCAAAATGCTAGAAGATGCACTGCTGCAAGCGAGAGCTCTTTTCCCCAATAGTGCGCTGTGGTTGCTGCAAGAAGCAAGAATGCTTTCGTCTCGTGGCAGGTTACAAGAAGCTGTTGACTTAATGGATTCGATTGATGTTAGTGGCATAGAAATGAAGCAAGTCCGAGCCCTGATGATTTTTGATCGCGCCATGACGCTCGTTCACTTGCatgaatttgaaagagcCGCCGAAGACCTTCTTTCCTTGCTTGATATCAATGAATGGTCGCATGCTCTCTATACTTACTTTGCCGGCTGCTGCTATTTGGAAAACTATAGAATGTGTCAGATGGGGCTTATGGAGTACTCAAGAATAGACTTCTTTAAAGAGCGTGCGACTACACTTATTTTTGATGCACCCAACATGTTGAGTAGAAAGAAGTTTATGTCCAAAAATCTTCCGTTAGACCGCTTCATGCTTAGAAAGGTCGAACAGTTCAAGAAATTCCAATCTCAACTTCAGCTCCAAGATCCTCTTGACGCCATTGGTGTTTCGCCCGTGCATGAGCTGACATATTTCTACAACGGATACAACAGGATGACGGAAGATTGCTTAAAATTATCGCACAAACTGTTGACTGAGTACCACAACCCCACGATTGATGCAAAAGAGCCAAACCAAgaacttgtcaaaaatTTGCTGACTTCGTTAACTTCTCGCAGGCTGGGTAAAGTGCAAGAGGGCTGTGACATGTTAGATAAAAACGTTCTCCCTCAAATTATCACCCTGCAGCCGGATGGCAAAGTCAAGTACATAAAGAAGACTGAAGATCCATGGGCTTACCCAACAGCACTTTACGAACGTGCGCTTTTCACTTGGAAATTGAAGGGTTTGGACGGGCTCGAAGAGTGCAAGATGTGGCTTACGAGGGCCCAAGATTATGCTGATGACTATGAGCTTAGCGCGCGGATAGGCATGAAGATCAAGGCCGCCATCGACCGACTTGAAGGTTAG
- the HEL1 gene encoding E3 ubiquitin-protein ligase HEL1 (similar to uniprot|P36113 Saccharomyces cerevisiae YKR017C Hypothetical ORF), with translation MKEGSVYDEGFNDDDDDDSILLEFESGSDIEYDDTGLLRRDPGLASLSDEESGKGGNNGYYLDGATISSRNVVIPKDELYENDGVPKLSYRCLTTDQIYELMLERLERIQPIFDISYEDIIVLLQQYAWSEERLLEDWTENRDNVIVSCGLKLGHEPVASRGIRKHANFLCHICCEANKMKTFTLECGHEYCLECYQHYIKDKLLEGKIITCMSCPLALKNKDIDAIMGDNSSQKLMRSSIKGFIQKHSNHYKWCPFVDCNCIIQVGNISTLSEFPRFHLSPYVVCDNQHRFCFKCGLESHSPGDCHVAELWVKMAQLESANLNWVLTNTKECPKCGVNIEKNGGCNHMTCKSCAYEFCWICEGCWAEHGGGYYECTRFKKEDKNGAVESKNAIRKYTFYYKLFSEHENSAKLDWSLGLTVEQKVKALQENIGISWIETQFLPESIRALIEGRTTLKWSFPVAFYSDPSHNLTKIFVDNQSLLVSAVEDLSQLLQVKEPQKIIDRKLEFFNKARFVRSRDKALVECGRDLLCKGICIPHQ, from the coding sequence ATGAAGGAAGGTTCAGTTTATGATGAAGGCTTTAacgacgatgatgatgatgattcCATATTGCTCGAGTTTGAAAGTGGTTCCGACATAGAGTATGATGATACTGGTCTGCTCCGCAGGGATCCCGGCCTAGCAAGCTTAAGTGACGAAGAGTCCGGTAAAGGCGGGAACAATGGCTACTATTTAGATGGTGCAACAATCAGTTCAAGAAACGTTGTGATTCCGAAAGACGAATTATACGAAAACGATGGCGTACCGAAATTGAGCTATCGCTGCCTTACTACAGATCAGATCTATGAATTGATGTTGGAAAGACTTGAACGAATACAACCGATATTTGATATCTCCTATGAAGACATAATAGTACTTTTGCAGCAATACGCTTGGAGCGAAGAAAGACTTCTTGAGGATTGGACCGAAAATAGGGATAATGTCATCGTTTCTTGTGGGCTCAAACTCGGACACGAGCCAGTGGCGAGTCGAGGAATACGGAAGCATGCTAACTTTTTGTGCCACATCTGCTGTGAAGCTAACAAAATGAAGACATTCACCTTAGAGTGCGGCCACGAATACTGCTTGGAATGTTACCAACATTATATTAAAGATAAGCTGCTAGAAGGCAAAATAATAACATGCATGAGCTGCCCGTTAGCTCTTAAAAATAAAGACATTGATGCCATAATGGGAGACAATTCAAGCCAAAAACTTATGCGGTCCTCCATCAAAGGCTTCATACAGAAACATAGCAATCACTATAAGTGGTGTCCCTTTGTCGACTGCAACTGCATTATCCAGGTTGGAAATATATCAACACTCTCTGAATTCCCCAGATTTCACCTATCACCTTACGTTGTTTGCGACAACCAGCACAGATTCTGCTTTAAATGCGGTCTAGAATCGCATTCCCCCGGAGATTGCCACGTTGCAGAGCTCTGGGTGAAAATGGCTCAGTTAGAATCCGCTAATCTAAACTGGGTCTTGACTAACACCAAGGAGTGCCCTAAATGCGGTGTTAATATCGAGAAGAATGGTGGGTGTAACCATATGACATGTAAAAGTTGCGCGTATGAGTTTTGCTGGATCTGCGAAGGCTGTTGGGCTGAACACGGAGGCGGCTATTATGAGTGTACTCGGTTTAAGAAGGAGGATAAGAACGGTGCTGTGGAGAGTAAAAATGCAATAAGAAAATATACATTCTATTACAAGCTATTCAGTGAGCACGAAAATTCTGCTAAACTTGATTGGAGCTTGGGGCTCACAGTAGAGCAGAAAGTTAAGGCGCTTCAAGAAAATATTGGGATCTCTTGGATTGAAACCCAGTTCTTGCCTGAAAGCATCCGGGCCCTGATTGAGGGGCGGACAACGTTGAAGTGGTCTTTTCCAGTGGCATTCTATTCAGATCCCTCCCACAATCTAACAAAGATATTTGTTGATAACCAGTCTTTGTTAGTTAGCGCAGTTGAGGACCTTTCGCAGTTACTTCAGGTCAAGGAGCCTCAAAAGATTATTGACCGAAAATTGGAGTTCTTTAATAAAGCCAGGTTTGTGAGAAGCCGAGACAAAGCACTTGTTGAGTGTGGCCGTGACCTGCTTTGCAAAGGCATATGTATTCCACATCAGTGA